The Episyrphus balteatus chromosome 3, idEpiBalt1.1, whole genome shotgun sequence genome segment tctatttttgggtgatgaatatcgaaaaaattattaacataaaatttgtagaccacattcagacctacaatgtagtatttttatatttttttttggacaaaaattacgaccgccgccggccgcaaagtcgtttagtccgctcccaccgccaagcaagccgcccgttcggttgtaaaaaaaacaatcgttcatgttttttttaatgtttatatcattatatcagtaacacatcatacaaatgtatgtatttatttaataaataatgagaagaagatggtaatggtttttttggtaccccaattttattaacccaaattttgtaaatacagtctaccggctttttgtgttgattgtacattttgtaatttgcttcaatctctatattatttagttcatcaaaattgcaattagatcagtgccaattatttttgaaaataaaaaaattattagcagcatatgggtggttggaaaagtTGTTGGtaataaaagtgtcataacttttactaaaaccattttatttacatatataatctcaaaaatattgaaaatgtgcaaaaaatacgatttttttattttttatttttatcttttaccaaaatggtttgattttaacaaatcttggttaaaaattactttgttatgttttctatgtattttaaatgttttttgagcaaaaagttaatttttggatttttgacgaatttaatttgataaaatagcctatttgtcaatccaaaaagtttttgatttttgaaaagcttggaatgcagttacttagattaaaaccttttatttaagattgtatggaaaaactatacttttgatttagaaaatattgagaaaaattgaaaaaaaaaaacgatttttaagatcgatttttccgtaaatgacataatattggcgagaaataattttccatagaaaccaaattatacttttctaataacctttgaccttcttaaattcaatctagcattagaatagctctaccgtgcaaagtttttgatatattgaattttgaacgttcaaaacactatttttgtgatgtattgGCATGGTTATATCTcaacgtgatagaatttttctgacgaagattcgagctcagcatacaaaaaaatcattagaaaaatatactttgatttctataaaaaaaaaactttttgactagtgaaatcgaacaaggcattcacccgccccctttccaccaattagtttgtgggcaatttatttttccgctttcatataccatttatcctaaatgctgctaataatttttttattttcaaaaattattggcactgatctaattgcaattttgatgaactaaataatattgagattgaagcaaattacaaaatgcacaatcaacacaaaaagccggtatactgtatttacaaaatttgggttaataaaattggggtaccaaaaaaaccattaccatcttcttctcattatttattaaataaatacatacatttgtatgtatgtgttactgatataatgatataaacattaaaaaaaaaacatgaatgattgtttttttacaaccgaacgggcggcttgcttggcggtgggagcggactaaacgactttgcggccggctggaagtcgtaatttttgtccaaaaaaaaatataaaaatacggcattgtaggtctgaatgtggtctacaaattttatgttaataattttttcgatattcatcacccaaaaatagattatgtcaaaaaacaaatggcatgtcctaaatgtttgacttttttaatcgatatctcgaaaacggttcatgatacacaaaaaatgtgtatgcatgaattgtagaacttgttaaaagctacaaaaaagctccttgtaaaattttcgcatctcgtcagatagccgagttattgtcaaaaaaacaattttatcctttttttcaaaatggcggaaaaagctcataggaaatcttggtcgaaaacttcaagttaagcttttttaagcatcctctacaacatatccaaaatttagctttctcggtcattttgcatttccaaatgtatataatgactggcctactACCTACACTCTTCATTCGGTTTCTCTCCAAAAAAGAGTGATTTTCATTTCACTCCCGACTCCGTTAATCCACGCTCGAAAATCTTATGTTTAGCACACCAAATAAACGACATCAAATTAGCTCTgatccaaaacaaaaatgtatatatatttgatttatGCGTTTAGCAGTAAAACTTTTACTGCCGCCGCCGctgtttgttattgttttcaCCTGTCTTTGTGTATGCAGgtcgcaaatataaaaaataataagaataggtATTTATAATTAACCTCTGGTTTCATTCATATTTGGATGTTtaacaaatgaaataaattatgtCTCTGAATTCCATGCACATGCGACTGATATTTAAATGACTATTCGACTTGTTGGTTTTTCTACCAATGATTCATTCTTACCAGCAGTCGTTCTCGGTGTTATAAACTCTTAAGTCACTCGTTTAAACAGAAACCGTGttttaattgtgttttttttttaataaaaaaaaacaaatttattctaAATGGAAATTATTAAACGATTTtcaatccttaatctcactccaATGCAAGTCAAACTGTTATTTGTCTGTAAAATAAGAATTCCTTTGTTGGAGAAAATATGAGTTTCCAGCGCACAGTCTTATCAATCTTTTACAAGTTCTGTTcatataataatttatatttttgttttctttccagCTGTTGGGGTCGTGCGTGGCGAAAATGGTTTTCAGCCCGTGAACTTCGCGCCCGGACCGTCTGTTTGGGACGTCCGACCAGCGATAAATTCCCACCAAATGAAATTCGCAATCAGAAATACAATTTCCTAACGTTTCTGCCGTTGGTACTCTTCGAGCAGTTTCGtttctttttgaatttgtattttctGTTAATGGCTCTGAGTCAATTCATTCCCGATATACGTATTGGCTATCCCTACACATACTGGGGACCATTATGTTTTGTGCTAATGGTTACAATATGTCGTGAAGCTGTCGACGATGTGCGTCGACATCAACGTGATCATGAAGTAAATTCACAAAAATATAAACGTTTGGTAGTATTGGGCGAACATGGCTATGAAATGGTATCATCGTCAAAGCTTAAAGTTGGCGATGTTATTATTGTGGAGAAGAACGAACGTGTACCGGCCGATTTGATTTTATTGCGAACAAGTGACAAGAGCGGATCGGTTTTTGTTCGAACTGATCAACTTGATGGTAAGCTTTCTCATACCATTTCTTCTTCTAGACTTGGAtaaaatgtgtgtgtgtttttgtttcttctagGTGAAACTGATTGGAAACTACGTCTTGCTGTGCCTCTAACTCAGAAACTCAACAAGGACTCGGATCTATTCAGTATTGACGCAAATGTCTTTATAGAAAAACCCCAAAAAGATATTCATTCGTTTATTGGAACATTTGCTATGGTAAGTAAGAAAGGTGTATCCTTTTAATTTCTTATGCGTGaggcatgtttttttttctcaattccCATAGCAACATGGCTGCgaagagagcagtttaaatgtGGAAAACACTTTGTGGGCAAATACAGTTGTGGCTGCTGGTACAGCAACAGGAATTGTCATCTACACTGGCTGTGAAACTCGCAGTGTTATGAACAATTCTCAACCACGTTCAAAAGTTGGCCTCCTTGATATGGAAATCAATGGGCTTACAAAGGTACATTAACATTAAAGTAccaatttaaacaattaaataaaccCTTATTTGTTACAGGTCCTTTTCTGTGCCGTACTTGGTCTATCATTAGTCATGATGATCTTGAAGGGATTCAATGGTCCATGGTATCGTTATATGTTCCGTTTTGTTTTGCTCTTCTCCTACATCATTCCCATTAGTTTGCGAGTGAATTTGGATATGGGCAAAGCCTTTTATTCTTGGCAAATGCAAAATGATCCAGAAATTCCAGGCACTGTTGCCAGATCAACAACAATTCCTGAAGAACTTGGTCGTATATCTTATGTCCTAACTGATAAAACAGGAACATTGACACAAAACGAAATGGTCTTCAAGAAGATTCATTTGGGTATTGTGTCGCATGATAGTGACACATTCCATCATATTGGAACAATTATACAAAGTTTATCATCACTGATAATGAATGGGCCAGATAATTCAGCACCAACGAAACCGTTAAAGTTTGCCGGCAGTCGAATGAGACGTCCTGAAGGATGGCGTGAATGGGAAGCTGTTAAAGCTTTGGCTTTGTGTCACAATGTGACTCCAGTAACTGATGACGATACCGGTAGCATTAGCAGTGTCAATAGCAAGGGCAATTCTCCCACAAAATCAGTCATCAATATGGAAGATAAAAATTCTGACGACGAGATCACTTATCAGGCTTCAAGTCCAGATGAAATTGCATTGGTCAAATGGACAGAACAAGTTGGTCTGACTTTAATCGCAAGAGATGTAAATTCAATGACTCTTCAACTAAAAGCACCCAAATCGACAGAAAAGAATATCATGTATTTGCGCAGAGATGAGCAATCTTCATCACCATCGACCAGCAGTGCAAGTACTGCATCTCTAAGTTCAATGAACACCGGAGGAAATAGCAAAGAGGGTTTGTTGCACTTTCAGATTTTGCAAATCTTTCCATTTACCAGCGAATCCAAACGCATGGGAATCATTGTGAAGGATAGTCACTCTGGAGAGATAACATTCTATCTAAAAGGCGCCGATGTGGTTATGGCATCGATTGTTCAATACAACGATTGGTTAAATGAAGAATCTGGTAATATGGCCAGGGAGGGATTGCGAACTTTGGTTGTCGCTAAGAAGGTCCTCTCCGAGGAACAATACAATGACTTTGAGACACGATACAATGCAGCACGTCTGAGTGTTTCGGATCGTGTGGCTAAAGTTGCAGCTGTGATTGAATCGCTCGAACGAGAGCTTGAACTTGTCTGCTTGACTGGAGTTGAAGATCGTCTGCAAGAAGGCGTACGACCAACTTTGGAATTGCTGAGAAACGCTGGAGTTCGAGTTTGGATGTTGACGGGAGATAAATTAGAAACTGCTTGTTGTATTGCTAAGAGTTCCCAGCTAATTGGACGTAATCAGGGTTTGCATGTGCTGAAAAGTGTTAAGACTCGCACAGATGCCCATGTGGAACTAAATCAGTTCCGTCGTAAGCAGGGATGTGCTTTGGTAGTTTCGGGTGAAAGTTTGGAAGTCTGCCTTCAGTACTATCGACCTGAGTTTATGGAACTTGCTACTGCTTGCCCAGCAGTGGTTTGCTGCCGATGCAGTCCCACACAAAAAGCCCAAGTAGTGTCTCTAATTCAAGATCATACAGGTAAACGAACGTGTGCAGTTGGTGATGGAGGTAACGATGTGAGTATGATTCAACAAGCCGACGCTGGAGTTGGTATCGAAGGAAGAGAAGGCAGACAGGCGTCTCTTGCCGGTGACTTTAGTATCCCACAATTTTCGTACATCTCTAAATTATTACTGGTGCATGGAAGAAGATCTTACAAACGATCTGCAGCACTTTCACAATTTGTTATACATCGTGGCCTCATCATAACAACCCTACAGGCTGTGTTCTCTGCGGTATTTTATCTAAGCTCAGTTGCTCTGTACCAAGGTTTCCTTATGGTTGGTTATTCAACATTGTACACAATGTTTCCAGTGTTTTCGTTGGTGCTGGATCAGGATATAACATCGATAACGGCAACAACATATCCGGAATTATATAAAGATTTATCTAAAGGCAGAAGTTTgagttataaaacatttttcatatGGGTTTTGATAAGTATTTATCAGGGCGGTGTGATTATGTATGGAGCTTTGATTTTGTTTGAAGATGAATTTATACACATTGTTGCAATTAGTTTTTCGGCATTAATTTTAACAGAATTAATTATGGTTGCATTGACAATACGTACATGGCATCGGTAAGTagttaaactatttttgtttttaaattgattaattaatttttgtttttttttttgtttatagattAATGGTTCTTGCAGAGTTATTCAGTTTAACGCTTTACCTGTTATCACTGGCTGTGCTCCATGAATATTTTGGTAagacaaaaattagttttaagatTCATTAGTTTCTTTTTCAATGTCGGATGTTAATTTATGCCTCCCTAAAATAATAGCTTCACAAATTTATTAATCAATTGGTCTTTTAAATAAGGTTCGAGTTAGTGACACGAATAGTGAAACTATTAGGGAGACTGCTTCCCATTATCCCCTTTTAGCTTATCATATTTGTTTCCGATTCAGAACAAGgttctttaattttaaactagCAAACCACATGTTGTTTTTAGCAAATAGATAAAAGttaaattagtaaaaatatAGCTTGTAAatgtataagtttttttttcgatttttgttaaaGTAGTGGGGGTTTTTGTGCAcgtgttcttaattttgtttttaaatctgtCAACTGTCATGTTAGAAGTAAtcgtgaaaaatttcaaatccatAGATTTGTTAGTTTGTTTTAATGCCAcgtttaaccctctgtcggcacacatGTGCAAATTTGGCGGgacgaaaattttttaatttacgatttttcaaaaaaagtgttTGCAAAACAGTCTCTTTATAAAGggtaatatatataatatattttttttaatatattttttttagaaattgtaCAGTACattatcttatatataaaatagagttcgtttagtgtgtgtggccgataaactcgcgtttggctggtccgattttggtaatttttgttttgtttgcaaggtattaatatgtagatggtttgtattaaaaaaaataataccttttctcccatctttacatagctgtcaatttgtacgagtgaagaaacactctagctttttaaaaagtttaactaagcttaatttgtaaaaaaaattattaagacaggctttcaaaataattattattgtttatagtcTGATTTTGAATATTGTGATGCCTGTCAAGGTTTGAATTTGCTTGAAGCAGAAACTCATTGGGATCCAACGCTTTCTGGTGCATTGGTTGCTCTAATCTAATCAAAAAAGGATAACGTGATATTCTTAACTTTAGGGCAAGGACCCAGTCTAGCATAGATATAGAAGCTTCGAGCCTCGagcccggataattaccagaccgcactgtgggctagaacgctattttagctggaattaattaaaaatgtcaacttcttccaaaattgataattttggtctcattcgatagataaatggacTAGTTATAATTTCTCATTCAAAGTTGAGGTCAAAACATTCATTGGGTACCTAAAAAACACAGTCGAaagcaatttttcgaaaacaaaaacaaaaaaggccactttttcctctatccagatattcgtttactgtgtttgttttaacggattgattgtgaaaattttgctAGTTTATCAATGAAGTGATGTATCCTAATCTAGTATTTGctaataaattgttattatattgaacttttgtgtataaattttaaagtaaagtatgttactagcaccgattttatataaaacgaatgttcctaagctttaaaaaaaaaggcacgcgtaggcacagtacacataaaaaggtaatatattccgaactgacattggtcgccagattgtcaaaacatgacactttggcgaccaatgtcagctaccgaattcttaattgtttaaaataccgacgaaaaacgcacaaaaaccaataaaccacgcacaccactagtttttaaacaattatttaccattttccgcgatgaaacacgaagaaaatttgttatttttcaatttataatatttttaaatgaaattttataaattaaaacaaaaacaaatttcctgtttactgcgattgaaatataaaaattaaaggccgacttgatagattggtgcccatttttgacaaacaaattttgacaacgttcggaatatattaccttattatgtgtactgtgcgcgtaggcacactctagaaataattttaaaaagtagctagcctatatggctttatgttttatataaaactatgtCCTACAAGAGCAAACTTTTTTCGCTGTAACTCCGAAAGTTTAGGGAgcaaaatattcagaaaaaccACTTACAATGAAAAGAAAacgagttgaatgttttcaaataacgatttttttatttgcattaacattttatattccataataagtaaaaacaacttttgttcgcttcaatgataccattttcgaatttgatgcgttcaaacttcaaagaacccattttttgttttttagaccaattttatatgtgttgaaaatttgaaaacctCATTTTACATAATAACTCGCTTATTTTTGGTGTTGTTCTTACCATTAGAATCGGTTGTgccataaaattatcattattatatcaTTCGACACCATTTTAATGCCTTTAATTGCAATTTTAGACGATTTCGagaatttctataattaattccagctaaaatagcgttctagcccacagtggaccggtccaatacttatttttttgtaccgaggaataacgtggcATGCGCTTAACTTTATGACAAGGATCGCAACTTGCATAaacatagaagctctgatcCTGTGGACAGTACGTAATGTTCTAAGATTTGGAGTAGTACAAGCAGTacgatattcaaataaaaaaaacatcatctgATAATTCTCTGccaccgggtacaaaggggttaagtcgtaaatgatagtttgcaaaaacaaaatgcgattgaagtttaggtaatgtatgaaaatcgatgaatttttgagcattgatcctcttatttttataggaaagagtcgctctaaatttatgtttttaaaaccaaataaaagagaaaaaagagattattcttatttcatcaaaacccgaaaatgcaattttgtgacttgacccctttgtacccggcggcaaagaattaTTGGCTGTTCTGCTATTTTAGTGCTGTTCTGCTATTTCAGGGAAAGGCTCCAGACCAACATAAAAATgagcttgggaacgttttgattctacgatttcagaATAGGCACGAGGCTCGAAGCTTCTATATCTATGCAAGACtgggtccttgccataaagttaagaatgtcacgttattccttgaaatacaaatttaagtattgcaccggtctgataattctcccggcatgaattccataggaaacgtcttttggGGCTTATCcctttttgtacgttattttgtatcaaaaagtatgaattctttgacttttttaaggCAATCCTTATCAACATGATAAGCGCAGGTAAATgggacagaaaaaaagtttaagacatttagacaaaaaccaaaaaatttatttttttatggcaaggctttttgatacacaccattttttgtttttccatctttgatatatgtaaatatagcATATGGTTTTCTTACTCGCTAACAGCCAACATATAGTAGTTGACAATAGGAAAAAACAGGAATCTCTAAATTAAtaccacatatttttaaagatagaccttatttaTGGTTATAGCAAATGCCAATGTTACAGAAAATTGAAGACGCTTAAATTCAAATAGGAAATCTGACAGAATCATTGGACCTTGAGAAATCAACACATCTTCGCCtttgaattttccacaaaaaatggtaGCTTCAATTAGCCATTAACTTCTTCAAGACAAGTCTTGTACATTGCAAAGTTTAGGTTGCTGTATGTTCTGAAGCCATTATTGCACGTTACTAAGCCAAgcatgatttttgtaatttgtctttatacttggaaatacactttgaatcaattcattttttgaatttacattgcagttaaaattgctttgaaGTGTAACTCGGCCTTCAGAATCAAGTGCCATTATTCCATTAACAATGTCCAATAACTGCTTAGATTACAATAAATTGGTTaatgttcattacaataaacaagtttttttttcggtttaaatttattttcaaataggttctatttttttaaaagtgcactcagcgaagcgggtggggttagctagtttcttataaaatattgagaccaaaaaaagttataacgacATGAAAAAATACTCGTGTGTTTTAcacgtcacaaaaaaaatttctgcctACAGTGGGTTAATGGTGCTTTGCCCCATTATGAATGAGTTAGATGAGTTTCGAAAactaaaaaacataacaaataaGTTTAATTCTTCTAGCAAATGACAGCTCAGGGGAAGATGTTGGGAGTTTTTTTAGTCTTGCCGGATACTAAAATACTAAACAAAAAGTTCGTAGCGAAAGACTTCATCGACACATAGTAAAAATAGGCCTACTAACTATACAATGTTCTATGGCTTATATGAAAGCCTACCTAAGGAAAAGAACTCTGCAATTTCCTTCTCTTATCCTTGGGGCATACTTCTCATCGAAAACTACTTCAGCTACATAATAAGCTacatcaaaaacttaaaaaatcaacaaaaaccgTCCCTCTGGATTCCGATTTCGACCACTGAAATCACCAGCAAGATATTCAACAGGATAAAAAGTAGCAATAGGAGAATAAAAACTGAACACATTCTAAAACAAGATAAAACGTCATAATCCTGCCAATACGAGTACATCTAAAACGCTTAGAAATTTGACAAAATGCGAAAATCAACgcaatttttacatattttgttaTATCTTCAATCACATaactattttcttataaaaataagaaaataacacAACTAACCTTACCGATTCCATTGTAATAAAAAAGAAGTTGCACTAAATTAAGTGTTCAGttcagtaaaaaatttaaaataaacagagATCGCTTTCTAATTTTTTATTCGGCTCTTCTGAAATTTGTCCGATTGCGGAAATGCAAATCGAAGCATGATTCgtggactttgaaattttactaaaaaccAGCATTAGTGGTGTTTGCTCCAGTGTGCGTCAGCGTGGAATTAAACTATATAATTCGTCTTTCCATAGGTCTCTCCGATCTTCGGacgatttatttttgatgaaGTAGTTTAGGGAGGAGGTTAGAAACGTAATATTGAACTAAAACCGGTTttgacttaaataaaaatattgcaagtttttgaatgaaacaaTAGCCTGATTTTGTCAATAATTGTGTTAGGTAGTAGCACGGTAAAGAACAACAAACGATTGCTAAAAATaagtattgtaattttttcataaactttttAATGTGTGTCTTAAATTGTatcaaataatacaaaaacttctttgaaaaaaaaaaaataatgtactatGTATATTGTGAAGATATTTTACTGATATCATATTTTCTCTTTGCAGATTGGGAGTTCATTTGGTCGTATGATTTCCTCTGGAAGGTTTCCATTATTACCCTAATTTCATGTCTACCACTTTATATCATTAAATTCCTGCGAAAGAAATGTTCGCCACCATCTTATTTGAAGCtctcataaatttaaaaaacaaaaattataatacaaaaaaaaaaaaaaaacaacaaactgaATATTCTAAATTAAGCTGACATCTCTACCTTCAattattttccaacaaaaaacaaaaaataagacaaaaaaaaaacgggaatgcatattgttatccttttttttattttatttttactgttttttttttaattcccaaTTCTAATTTATaaccattttatttttacgaaa includes the following:
- the LOC129913598 gene encoding probable phospholipid-transporting ATPase IIA isoform X1, encoding MYLRDLDEMSDSETELLLHPSNSVSSVGGGDSANGAGDGNGYRMRMANETNNNKRMDGGGGNAISRLFGFGQSRSGSGGSGNNTSRQTGQVRLRNDSRSRERVTLVSLPATATTTTSASEYHVNYSSTSVGGNSVASAAATTTNNTGNGGASNIINPSSNQQTPNTVFYHRNRRRKSSSSHRNLASYCRTIFCGCWGRAWRKWFSARELRARTVCLGRPTSDKFPPNEIRNQKYNFLTFLPLVLFEQFRFFLNLYFLLMALSQFIPDIRIGYPYTYWGPLCFVLMVTICREAVDDVRRHQRDHEVNSQKYKRLVVLGEHGYEMVSSSKLKVGDVIIVEKNERVPADLILLRTSDKSGSVFVRTDQLDGETDWKLRLAVPLTQKLNKDSDLFSIDANVFIEKPQKDIHSFIGTFAMQHGCEESSLNVENTLWANTVVAAGTATGIVIYTGCETRSVMNNSQPRSKVGLLDMEINGLTKVLFCAVLGLSLVMMILKGFNGPWYRYMFRFVLLFSYIIPISLRVNLDMGKAFYSWQMQNDPEIPGTVARSTTIPEELGRISYVLTDKTGTLTQNEMVFKKIHLGIVSHDSDTFHHIGTIIQSLSSLIMNGPDNSAPTKPLKFAGSRMRRPEGWREWEAVKALALCHNVTPVTDDDTGSISSVNSKGNSPTKSVINMEDKNSDDEITYQASSPDEIALVKWTEQVGLTLIARDVNSMTLQLKAPKSTEKNIMYLRRDEQSSSPSTSSASTASLSSMNTGGNSKEGLLHFQILQIFPFTSESKRMGIIVKDSHSGEITFYLKGADVVMASIVQYNDWLNEESGNMAREGLRTLVVAKKVLSEEQYNDFETRYNAARLSVSDRVAKVAAVIESLERELELVCLTGVEDRLQEGVRPTLELLRNAGVRVWMLTGDKLETACCIAKSSQLIGRNQGLHVLKSVKTRTDAHVELNQFRRKQGCALVVSGESLEVCLQYYRPEFMELATACPAVVCCRCSPTQKAQVVSLIQDHTGKRTCAVGDGGNDVSMIQQADAGVGIEGREGRQASLAGDFSIPQFSYISKLLLVHGRRSYKRSAALSQFVIHRGLIITTLQAVFSAVFYLSSVALYQGFLMVGYSTLYTMFPVFSLVLDQDITSITATTYPELYKDLSKGRSLSYKTFFIWVLISIYQGGVIMYGALILFEDEFIHIVAISFSALILTELIMVALTIRTWHRLMVLAELFSLTLYLLSLAVLHEYFDWEFIWSYDFLWKVSIITLISCLPLYIIKFLRKKCSPPSYLKLS
- the LOC129913598 gene encoding probable phospholipid-transporting ATPase IIA isoform X2; the encoded protein is MDDTSQSSATTPIVKENIPLINRPRSRWWNIFSCWGRAWRKWFSARELRARTVCLGRPTSDKFPPNEIRNQKYNFLTFLPLVLFEQFRFFLNLYFLLMALSQFIPDIRIGYPYTYWGPLCFVLMVTICREAVDDVRRHQRDHEVNSQKYKRLVVLGEHGYEMVSSSKLKVGDVIIVEKNERVPADLILLRTSDKSGSVFVRTDQLDGETDWKLRLAVPLTQKLNKDSDLFSIDANVFIEKPQKDIHSFIGTFAMQHGCEESSLNVENTLWANTVVAAGTATGIVIYTGCETRSVMNNSQPRSKVGLLDMEINGLTKVLFCAVLGLSLVMMILKGFNGPWYRYMFRFVLLFSYIIPISLRVNLDMGKAFYSWQMQNDPEIPGTVARSTTIPEELGRISYVLTDKTGTLTQNEMVFKKIHLGIVSHDSDTFHHIGTIIQSLSSLIMNGPDNSAPTKPLKFAGSRMRRPEGWREWEAVKALALCHNVTPVTDDDTGSISSVNSKGNSPTKSVINMEDKNSDDEITYQASSPDEIALVKWTEQVGLTLIARDVNSMTLQLKAPKSTEKNIMYLRRDEQSSSPSTSSASTASLSSMNTGGNSKEGLLHFQILQIFPFTSESKRMGIIVKDSHSGEITFYLKGADVVMASIVQYNDWLNEESGNMAREGLRTLVVAKKVLSEEQYNDFETRYNAARLSVSDRVAKVAAVIESLERELELVCLTGVEDRLQEGVRPTLELLRNAGVRVWMLTGDKLETACCIAKSSQLIGRNQGLHVLKSVKTRTDAHVELNQFRRKQGCALVVSGESLEVCLQYYRPEFMELATACPAVVCCRCSPTQKAQVVSLIQDHTGKRTCAVGDGGNDVSMIQQADAGVGIEGREGRQASLAGDFSIPQFSYISKLLLVHGRRSYKRSAALSQFVIHRGLIITTLQAVFSAVFYLSSVALYQGFLMVGYSTLYTMFPVFSLVLDQDITSITATTYPELYKDLSKGRSLSYKTFFIWVLISIYQGGVIMYGALILFEDEFIHIVAISFSALILTELIMVALTIRTWHRLMVLAELFSLTLYLLSLAVLHEYFDWEFIWSYDFLWKVSIITLISCLPLYIIKFLRKKCSPPSYLKLS